From Daucus carota subsp. sativus chromosome 6, DH1 v3.0, whole genome shotgun sequence:
TGATTTGGATCAGATTAATATCGGATTTGTTTATGCGATTTAAACGAGACCGTGATCATccctaataattttattatttacaatttgcatcattatttttatcaaaagatattataatttacaaaaataaataacaaattactATAATCAGACCTTacgaaattataatttaattattaaatttagtaaaataaaaaatatatatatttagaaattaaaatttcttaaaacCGCAGGGTAATATACAAGGAGAGACTCAAGACTCATGTCCTCTTTCCTATGACCTATCATACCAAAACTGTCACGGCTCTTGCCGGTATacctttttgtttttatattacacagtgttctaaaagtcggcgattaatcgggattaatcgtaATCACTGTTCGGTCGACCATCGTCttgattaagcgttaatcggtgaaaaaaatcgtttttttgaaaatcggtcaaaatcgggattaatcggtcaaaatcgggattaatcggaaaaagtcggtcaaaaatcggtgaatttaaaaaatataaaagtaaaaagtaaaaaaattttaaaatttaaaatttaattttaaataaaacaaaaaacacaGAAATGACAAAATACAGAAATTAAAGTCGTTTTTGTTACCTTTCACTCTTTCAATATTAACTCTTAAAGTCTAATTAGATAAATTTGCAATATCTCCCTTTACAGATTCAATCAAATTCaggttcatataatttttatatgagttgactggacttgtatatgtatataaaggcatgttttgtgttataaaaaataataattttttgattttatatgattataaatttatactatatataattatattaatatatatataattaaaaaaataatattaaattgattacgattaatgatccgattaatcactccgattaatctccgattatctGATTAATCGTTGGACGGTgccttcaccgactaagtccgattcccgctttttacaacactgatatTACATAATATCATGCGACTACtttagaaatattttaaatgctTTTCTGTTTTAAacctttttgatgatttttttttgacttaaaaggtaatattttttcacatatacaaataattattaagtattgaacaatattaatattttgattctatatttaataatcttatatattaaatttgataatttataaatttatttgtcaAGAAAATTTGACATATAATATTGATCGGTACTTATATATGAGATTATAAATTtagttttgataaaaaaaataaaaaactgtaACCGAACAAGGAAGAGTATTAATTATTCGTGGTACTACTTCTCACCGGTGCATCAATTATTATGTCAGCCGCGTTATTTCAGTTGTCACCATTATACAATCGTCCACAAATACTACTTGTCATCCTTTATTTATCTTAAACAAAAGTAAAAGCCAACCCCTAAAAGTCCACACAATTTTCAAACCATCAACTTTTTAATTTTGCCATTTATTTTACTTCCTTCTCCATGATTAAATTCCCCTTCAACAAGTTACTACAACTCTCTTAAGACTTAGACCACACTTATCTTCTGTTGTTTTTGAATACTGCACTCTGTTTTCATACCTTCTTTTCTGTGACCAGAATCTACAAttcagagagggagagaggagagagacaACATCtttctgagagagagagagagagagagagagagatttctCATCAATTATAGTTCAACTAACTCGAACAAAAGTTGATGGAAGTTATTACCAGGAGTGTTTTTGTTACTTCATTGTTCTCCATGTTCTTGTGCTGTTTCTCACTAGAAGACATTTTGAAAGCCAACCAAACAATTAGAGATGGAAGCACCATTGTTTCATCAGGTGGTCATTTTGAGCTGGGCTTCACTAGTCCTGGCAACTCCACAAATCGATACGTGGGAATATGGTACAAGAAGATATCAAAGCACACGATTGTATGGATTGCTAACAGAGAAGCTCCACTTAACACTAAATCTGGCCTTTTAAAACTCAACAGCAGAGGCAATCTTGTTATTCTCAATGGCTCTGATGATGAAGTCTGGTCCTCTAACATCTCGCAGTCTTCGAACAATCCTGTGGTGCAGCTGTTGGATTCTGGGAATCTTGTTATCAGAGATGAAAATGAGAGTGACCCTGGAAAGTACCTGTGGCAAAGCTTTGATAAGCCTGGAAATAGTTTCTTGCCAGGGAGTAAATTTGGGTGGAATTTGGAAACAGGGCTTGAGAGGTACCATAGTTCTTGGATAAGTGAGGATGATCCAGCTCCGGGTGAATATACGAATCATATTGATCGTAATGGTTTTCCTCAGCTCATGTTGAGGAAAGGTTCTGCTATACATTTTCGCGCTGGGCCTTGGAATGGTGTTCGTTTTAGTGGTATGCCTAACTTGAAACCGAATCCGATTTAtaagtttgattttgtttttaatgatAAGGAGTTGTATTATCACTATGAGCTTGTTAATGCTTCTGTTGTTATGAGGATGATATTGCATCCACTTGGTTATATTCAGAGATGGATTTGGATTGAAAAGCTTCAGATTTGGCAACTTTATCTAACTGTTCAGATGGATGATTGTGATCGTTATGCGTTGTGTGGCGCTTATGGGACTTGTAACATTAACAATTCTCCTGCGTGCGGGTGCTTGAATGGATTTCAGCCAAGAAATCAACAAGAATGGGATGTTGCAGATTGGTCTAGTGGATGTGTTAGGAAAGTACAATTGAGTTGTGCAGATGGAGAGGGATTCGTTAAGCATTCTGGGGTGAAATTACCGGATACTCAGCGTTCTTGGTTTGATAGGAATATGAGTCTTGATGAATGTAAGCGGGAGTGCCTCAAGAATTGCTCCTGTTCAGCCTACTCAAATACAGATATTAGAGGGAGTGGAAGTGGATGCGTGTTGTGGTATAATGAGCTTATTGATATTAGGGAGCATAAAGAAAATGGGCAAGATCTTTACGTAAGAATGGCTGCTTCTGAATTGGGTAAACTTAATCTGTCTTCTTCACCTTACTATTGAGTTTAGTACTACTGATTGCAAACATAGATTAGCTAGCACATATGGTGGTCTTGCTTATATCTAGTTCTGCAAATTTTTTTACTTCTTTTGGTAACTAGTAAACTTAAATTATACTCTGGCTAAATATGCAGCTAAAAAGGGGAGATCCAAACTGAGGTTCATAATTATACCCATTCTGTTGGCTGTAACATTGATGCTTGGCATATGCCTGTGGGTAAtcaggaagaaaaagaagcagCAGAGAGAAGGTAATTCAATAATTTAATAGCATATTCAAAGGGTTTTCATTAGTTTGTTCATAGTTTAACTGTAAATCTTTTGATGTGGAAATTGAAGGAATAAGAAAGCTGTATTCTGAAAATGATGGGGGCAACGGAAATGATGATGAGGATTTGGAGATGCCATTATTTGATTTCACAACCTTAGCTCATGCCACCAATGGCTTCTCTGTAGACTCTAAGCTTGGAGAAGGTGGCTTTGGCATTGTCTATAAGGTAACAACACACTGCTGCATATGATCTTGGACAGTTGTTAGAATCTACCATCTTCCGAGTTTAGGCCACTCACATGCACTTCTGTCGCCATTACGATGAAATAGAGATATAATCTGCCGGGTAGAATGCAGCTGTTCAACATTGTAATCGTCATATGCCATTTAATTCCATTGATAATATATGACACTTTCACATCGATACTTTTAGGGTTTGGTTGACGACAGAACAGAAATAGCTGTGAAGAGGCTATCGAAGGATTCAAGACAGGGGTTAAAAGAGTTTAAAAATGAAGTTTCATGCATTGCTAAACTTCAGCACCGAAACCTTGTGAAGCTCCTTGGCTGCTGTGTGCAGGAAGGAGAAAGGATGTTGGTGTATGAATACATGCCTAATAAAGGCTTAGACTCGTTTATCTTTGGTATTTGTTTCTCTTTGCCTTCTGTTTTCAGATCAGATATTAAACTCTTATGAACCG
This genomic window contains:
- the LOC108228120 gene encoding G-type lectin S-receptor-like serine/threonine-protein kinase At4g27290; this translates as MEVITRSVFVTSLFSMFLCCFSLEDILKANQTIRDGSTIVSSGGHFELGFTSPGNSTNRYVGIWYKKISKHTIVWIANREAPLNTKSGLLKLNSRGNLVILNGSDDEVWSSNISQSSNNPVVQLLDSGNLVIRDENESDPGKYLWQSFDKPGNSFLPGSKFGWNLETGLERYHSSWISEDDPAPGEYTNHIDRNGFPQLMLRKGSAIHFRAGPWNGVRFSGMPNLKPNPIYKFDFVFNDKELYYHYELVNASVVMRMILHPLGYIQRWIWIEKLQIWQLYLTVQMDDCDRYALCGAYGTCNINNSPACGCLNGFQPRNQQEWDVADWSSGCVRKVQLSCADGEGFVKHSGVKLPDTQRSWFDRNMSLDECKRECLKNCSCSAYSNTDIRGSGSGCVLWYNELIDIREHKENGQDLYVRMAASELAKKGRSKLRFIIIPILLAVTLMLGICLWVIRKKKKQQREGIRKLYSENDGGNGNDDEDLEMPLFDFTTLAHATNGFSVDSKLGEGGFGIVYKGLVDDRTEIAVKRLSKDSRQGLKEFKNEVSCIAKLQHRNLVKLLGCCVQEGERMLVYEYMPNKGLDSFIFDKKQSKALDWPMRYSIIKGIARGLLYLHQDSRLRIIHRDLKASNILLDREMNPKISDFGMARICGETETGATNTTRVVGTYGYMSPEYAIDGIFSVKSDVYSFGVLLLEIVSGKRNRNFTHPDHNLNLLGHAWRIYTNGKVLDLVDEVITMLSYEHQTEVYRTVQIGLLCVQQYPADRPTMATVVLMLTSEIPLPQPKEPGFFTERKVHEGDSSSSLLQSSSSNYLSVTTMAPR